A window from Gopherus flavomarginatus isolate rGopFla2 chromosome 4, rGopFla2.mat.asm, whole genome shotgun sequence encodes these proteins:
- the BIRC5 gene encoding baculoviral IAP repeat-containing protein 5, with amino-acid sequence MKCPAAPAAALLPAEWQLYLSETRLATYRSWPFTEGCACTPQRMAEAGFIHCPSENGPDVVQCFFCFKELEGWEPEDDPIDEHRKHSSGCAFLSLRKNPVDLTLQEFLKLDKERTRNMIKKQISQKVTEFKEESERARRDIEKLVS; translated from the exons ATGAAGTGCCCCGCGGCCCCCGCCGCCGCGCTGCTGCCCGCCGAGTGGCAGCTCTACCTGAGCGAGACCCGCCTGGCCACCTACCGCAGCTGGCCCTTCACCGAGGGCTGCGCCTGCACCCCGCAGCGG aTGGCAGAAGCCGGATTCATCCACTGCCCCAGTGAGAATGGGCCCGATGTGGTGCAGTGCTTCTTCTGCTTCAAGGAGCTGGAAGGCTGGGAGCCCGAGGATGACCCCAT AGATGAGCACAGGAAACACTCCTCTGGCTGCGCTTTTCTCTCCCTCCGTAAGAACCCTGTTGACCTGACACTGCAGGAATTCCTGAAACTGGACAAGGAACGAACGAGAAACATGATT AAAAAGCAAATCTCTCAGAAAGTGACGGAGTTTAAGGAAGAATCGGAGCGTGCACGTCGTGATATTGAGAAGCTGGTCTCCTAG